Proteins encoded in a region of the Suncus etruscus isolate mSunEtr1 chromosome 1, mSunEtr1.pri.cur, whole genome shotgun sequence genome:
- the USP36 gene encoding ubiquitin carboxyl-terminal hydrolase 36 isoform X1 has translation MPIVEKLKEALKPGRRDSADEGELSRLLAASAKKVLLQKVEFEPARRSFSFQLDALKSKYVLLNPKPEGAGRHRSGDEPQPRRPGSEHGSESAAGDGVPAPQKVLFPLERLSLKWERVYRVGAGLNNLGNTCFLNSTVQCLTYTPPLATYLLSKEHARSCRQAGFCMLCLMQNHIVQAFANSGNAIKPISFIRDLKKIARHFRFGSQEDAHEFLRYTVDAMQRACLGGARLDRQTQATTLVHQIFGGYLRSRVKCSVCKSVSDTYDPFLDVALEIRQAANIVRALELFVQPDVLSKENAYMCARCRKKVPASKRFTIHRASNVLTLSLKRFANFSGGKITKDVGYPEFLNIRPYMSQSSGEPVIYSLYAVLVHSGYSCHAGHYYCYVKASSGQWYQMNDALVHASSVQAVLNQQAYVLFYLRIPSPKKSPESTISRSGSALSARPSPGGGSVHSRRPSSHGATGSPLPGKRLDPMAMRKPPPSDEVGVPVARNGSVSGLKLQNGHASPKPPAGTPSPRHCTTPAHRPTVLEEPVKVDRKTPALQRTSPPPKTAQSPTSSRPENRRQGSWDGAAPHSTSPQLHGPKVGAEGRNSRLSSPEHSAGRGPQGSDLSPGSRVDPKISKPKGLGSATAPELTSLMSPPPAKRLALSAKKASTLRRPIANDLPPPSDLTPRTASRPAAASARPGTACRAVAEPPRPSSHLKLSSNPSPLTASLPLGLAAPPSHASASTIPRPQVNGTSWSPPHQHHQGLSKKKRRKAHTRESGGPCSEKPVAVAPPSGKKRKRKRRRLEDETASHLQDEPRPPGEPPEIRETPLEEQGPQQLVNGWSGVGRQVGAAPDSCSSKKKKKRRRRESGGSLQLSTLPLTPTDSVQLEATEGSPRKKKRKRSESGREAQQVPSPDGRQSPQPEQSPPSMPVNGRLAGSYAGFTPDPPPARPRTQGLDVVQELLRYAADTAYGKKVLTWDGALSAVSQDAARDRTLACAASVTDDWDTEFDRGKEKKMRKLKKEKKRNFNAFQKLQSRRNFWSVTHPAKAASLSFRR, from the exons ATGCCCATTGTGGAGAAGCTGAAGGAGGCGCTGAAGCCGGGCCGCAGGGACTCGGCGGATGAGGGGGAGCTGAGCCGCCTGCTGGCCGCGTCTGCCAAGAAGGTGCTGCTGCAGAAGGTGGAGTTCGAACCTGCCAGACGGAGCTTCTCCTTCCAGCTGGATGCCCTGAAGAGCAAGTATGTGCTGCTGAACCCGAAGCCCGAGGGAGCTGGCCGCCATCGGAGCGGTGATGAGCCACAGCCCAGGAGACCAG GCAGTGAGCATGGCTCAGAGAGCGCCGCCGGGGATGGGGTCCCCGCCCCCCAGAAAGTCCTCTTCCCCCTGGAGCGGCTTTCGCTGAAGTGGGAACGTGTGTACCGTGTGGGCGCTGGCCTGAACAACCTCGGCAACACCTGCTTCCTCAACTCCACTGTGCAGTGCCTCACCTACACACCACCGCTGGCCACCTACCTGCTCTCCAAGGAGCACGCCCGCAGCT GTCGCCAGGCAGGCTTCTGCATGCTGTGCCTCATGCAGAACCACATTGTCCAGGCCTTCGCCAACAGCGGCAACGCCATCAAGCCCATCTCCTTCATCCGGGACCTCAAGA AGATCGCCCGGCATTTCCGCTTTGGGAGCCAGGAGGATGCCCACGAGTTCTTGCGCTACACGGTGGACGCCATGCAGAGGGCCTGCCTGGGTGGGGCCAG GTTGGACCGGCAGACACAGGCCACCACCCTAGTCCATCAGATCTTCGGGGGCTATCTCAGGTCTCGCG TCAAGTGCTCCGTGTGCAAAAGCGTATCAGACACCTACGATCCCTTCCTGGACGTGGCACTGGAAATACGG CAAGCAGCAAACATCGTGCGAGCACTGGAGCTCTTTGTGCAGCCTGATGTGCTGAGCAAGGAGAACGCGTACATGTGTGCCCG GTGCCGGAAGAAGGTCCCGGCCAGCAAGCGCTTCACCATCCACAGAGCCTCCAACGTGCTGACGCTGTCGCTCAAGCGCTTTGCCAACTTCAGCGGAGGCAAGATCACCAAG GATGTGGGGTACCCCGAGTTCCTGAACATCCGGCCCTACATGTCCCAGAGCAGTGGCGAGCCGGTGATCTACAGCCTCTATGCCGTCCTGGTGCACTCGGGCTACAGTTGCCACGCCGGCCACTACTACTGCTACGTGAAG GCGAGCAGCGGGCAGTGGTACCAGATGAACGACGCACTGGTCCACGCAAGCAGCGTGCAGGCTGTTCTCAACCAACAGGCCTACGTGCTCTTCTACCTGAG GATCCCCAGCCCGAAGAAAAGTCCCGAGAGCACCATCTCTCGGTCAGGCTCTGCCCTCTCTGCCCGGCCCAGCCCTGGAGGAGGTTCCGTGCACAGCAGGAGGCCTTCCAGCCATGGGGCCACTGGCTCCCCGCTTCCTGGAAAG CGACTGGACCCCATGGCCATGCGGAAGCCGCCCCCCTCCGATGAGGTCGGGGTCCCTGTTGCCAGGAACGGCTCCGTGTCAGGTCTGAAGCTGCAGAATGGGCACGCGTCCCCAAAGCCACCTGCGGGGACCCCTTCTCCCCGACACTGTACCACGCCAGCCCACAGGCCCACAGTCCTGGAGGAGCCAGTGAAAGTGGACCGGAAGACACCGGCCCTGCAGCGCACCTCCCCGCCCCCCAAAACCGcccagagccccaccagcagCAGGCCTGAGAACCGGAGACAGGGCTCCTGGGATGGGGCCGCTCCCCACTCTACCTCACCCCAGCTGCACGGGCCCAAGGTGGGCGCCGAGGGCCGGAACTCCCGCCTCTCCAGTCCCGAGCACTCAGCCGGCCGCGGCCCTCAGGGATCAGACTTGAGCCCCGGCTCCAGAGTGGACCCCAAGATCAGCAAGCCCAAGGGCCTGGGCAGTGCCACCGCACCTGAGCTCACCAGCCTTATGTCCCCGCCGCCCGCCAAGAGACTGGCCCTGTCGGCCAAGAAG GCCAGCACCCTGCGGAGGCCCATCGCCAATGACCTCCCGCCTCCCTCCGACCTCACCCCCAGGACGGCCTCGcgccccgccgccgcctccgccagGCCCGGCACTGCCTGCAG GGCCGTCGCAGAACCCCCCCGACCCTCCAGTCACCTGAAGCTCTCCTCGAACCCCAGCCCCCTCACCGCGTCGCTGCCCCTGGGGCTGGCAGCCCCCCCAAGCCACGCCTCTGCCTCCACCATCCCCCGGCCTCAGGTTAATGGGACCTCGTGGTCCCCTCCACACCAGCATCACCAGGGCCTCAGTAAGAAGAAGCGGAGGAAGGCACACACAAGGGAAAGCGGGGGGCCCTGTTCAGAAAAGCCAGTGGCTGTTGCACCCCCATccgggaagaagaggaagaggaagaggaggcgcCTGGAGGACGAGACTGCCTCTCACCTGCAGGACGAGCCCCGGCCCCCAGGGGAGCCCCCTGAGATTCGGGAAACCCCCCTGGAGGAGCAGGGCCCGCAGCAGCTCGTGAATGGCTGGTCGGGAGTTGGGCGGCAAGTGGGGGCTGCCCCGGACAGCTGCAGcagtaagaagaagaagaagaggaggaggagggagagtggGGGCTCGCTCCAGCTCAG CACCCTTCCCCTCACCCCCACTGACAGCGTCCAGCTGGAAGCCACCGAGGGCTccccaagaaagaagaaaaggaagaggtcaGAGTCCGGACGGGAAGCTCAGCAGGTCCCAAGTCCTGATGGCAGACAGAGTCCCCAGCCCGAGCAGAGCCCGCCCTCAATGCCAGTCAACGGCCGCCTTGCGGGTTCCTATGCAG GATTCACACCAGATCCTCCCCCAGCCCGGCCCAGAACTCAGGGCTTGGACGTGGTCCAGGAGCTCCTTCGCTATGCTGCAGACACAGCCTACGGGAAGAAAG TTCTGACGTGGGACGGGGCGCTGTCGGCTGTGAGTCAGGACGCCGCCCGCGACCGCACACTGGCCTGCGCTGCGTCGGTCACGGACGACTGGGACACCGAGTTTGACCGCGGGAAG gaaaagaaaatgagaaaactcaagaaagaaaagaaaagaaacttcaaCGCCTTCCAGAAACTTCAGAGTAGACGGAACTTTTGGTCTGTGACGCATCCAGCCAAAGCCGCCAGCCTGAGCTTCCGTCGCTGA
- the USP36 gene encoding ubiquitin carboxyl-terminal hydrolase 36 isoform X2, with product MPVPTVPAMPIVEKLKEALKPGRRDSADEGELSRLLAASAKKVLLQKVEFEPARRSFSFQLDALKSKYVLLNPKPEGAGRHRSGDEPQPRRPGSEHGSESAAGDGVPAPQKVLFPLERLSLKWERVYRVGAGLNNLGNTCFLNSTVQCLTYTPPLATYLLSKEHARSCRQAGFCMLCLMQNHIVQAFANSGNAIKPISFIRDLKKIARHFRFGSQEDAHEFLRYTVDAMQRACLGGARLDRQTQATTLVHQIFGGYLRSRVKCSVCKSVSDTYDPFLDVALEIRQAANIVRALELFVQPDVLSKENAYMCARCRKKVPASKRFTIHRASNVLTLSLKRFANFSGGKITKDVGYPEFLNIRPYMSQSSGEPVIYSLYAVLVHSGYSCHAGHYYCYVKASSGQWYQMNDALVHASSVQAVLNQQAYVLFYLRIPSPKKSPESTISRSGSALSARPSPGGGSVHSRRPSSHGATGSPLPGKRLDPMAMRKPPPSDEVGVPVARNGSVSGLKLQNGHASPKPPAGTPSPRHCTTPAHRPTVLEEPVKVDRKTPALQRTSPPPKTAQSPTSSRPENRRQGSWDGAAPHSTSPQLHGPKVGAEGRNSRLSSPEHSAGRGPQGSDLSPGSRVDPKISKPKGLGSATAPELTSLMSPPPAKRLALSAKKASTLRRPIANDLPPPSDLTPRTASRPAAASARPGTACRAVAEPPRPSSHLKLSSNPSPLTASLPLGLAAPPSHASASTIPRPQVNGTSWSPPHQHHQGLSKKKRRKAHTRESGGPCSEKPVAVAPPSGKKRKRKRRRLEDETASHLQDEPRPPGEPPEIRETPLEEQGPQQLVNGWSGVGRQVGAAPDSCSSKKKKKRRRRESGGSLQLSVQLEATEGSPRKKKRKRSESGREAQQVPSPDGRQSPQPEQSPPSMPVNGRLAGSYAGFTPDPPPARPRTQGLDVVQELLRYAADTAYGKKVLTWDGALSAVSQDAARDRTLACAASVTDDWDTEFDRGKEKKMRKLKKEKKRNFNAFQKLQSRRNFWSVTHPAKAASLSFRR from the exons ATGCCTGTGCCCACAGTGCCCGCCATGCCCATTGTGGAGAAGCTGAAGGAGGCGCTGAAGCCGGGCCGCAGGGACTCGGCGGATGAGGGGGAGCTGAGCCGCCTGCTGGCCGCGTCTGCCAAGAAGGTGCTGCTGCAGAAGGTGGAGTTCGAACCTGCCAGACGGAGCTTCTCCTTCCAGCTGGATGCCCTGAAGAGCAAGTATGTGCTGCTGAACCCGAAGCCCGAGGGAGCTGGCCGCCATCGGAGCGGTGATGAGCCACAGCCCAGGAGACCAG GCAGTGAGCATGGCTCAGAGAGCGCCGCCGGGGATGGGGTCCCCGCCCCCCAGAAAGTCCTCTTCCCCCTGGAGCGGCTTTCGCTGAAGTGGGAACGTGTGTACCGTGTGGGCGCTGGCCTGAACAACCTCGGCAACACCTGCTTCCTCAACTCCACTGTGCAGTGCCTCACCTACACACCACCGCTGGCCACCTACCTGCTCTCCAAGGAGCACGCCCGCAGCT GTCGCCAGGCAGGCTTCTGCATGCTGTGCCTCATGCAGAACCACATTGTCCAGGCCTTCGCCAACAGCGGCAACGCCATCAAGCCCATCTCCTTCATCCGGGACCTCAAGA AGATCGCCCGGCATTTCCGCTTTGGGAGCCAGGAGGATGCCCACGAGTTCTTGCGCTACACGGTGGACGCCATGCAGAGGGCCTGCCTGGGTGGGGCCAG GTTGGACCGGCAGACACAGGCCACCACCCTAGTCCATCAGATCTTCGGGGGCTATCTCAGGTCTCGCG TCAAGTGCTCCGTGTGCAAAAGCGTATCAGACACCTACGATCCCTTCCTGGACGTGGCACTGGAAATACGG CAAGCAGCAAACATCGTGCGAGCACTGGAGCTCTTTGTGCAGCCTGATGTGCTGAGCAAGGAGAACGCGTACATGTGTGCCCG GTGCCGGAAGAAGGTCCCGGCCAGCAAGCGCTTCACCATCCACAGAGCCTCCAACGTGCTGACGCTGTCGCTCAAGCGCTTTGCCAACTTCAGCGGAGGCAAGATCACCAAG GATGTGGGGTACCCCGAGTTCCTGAACATCCGGCCCTACATGTCCCAGAGCAGTGGCGAGCCGGTGATCTACAGCCTCTATGCCGTCCTGGTGCACTCGGGCTACAGTTGCCACGCCGGCCACTACTACTGCTACGTGAAG GCGAGCAGCGGGCAGTGGTACCAGATGAACGACGCACTGGTCCACGCAAGCAGCGTGCAGGCTGTTCTCAACCAACAGGCCTACGTGCTCTTCTACCTGAG GATCCCCAGCCCGAAGAAAAGTCCCGAGAGCACCATCTCTCGGTCAGGCTCTGCCCTCTCTGCCCGGCCCAGCCCTGGAGGAGGTTCCGTGCACAGCAGGAGGCCTTCCAGCCATGGGGCCACTGGCTCCCCGCTTCCTGGAAAG CGACTGGACCCCATGGCCATGCGGAAGCCGCCCCCCTCCGATGAGGTCGGGGTCCCTGTTGCCAGGAACGGCTCCGTGTCAGGTCTGAAGCTGCAGAATGGGCACGCGTCCCCAAAGCCACCTGCGGGGACCCCTTCTCCCCGACACTGTACCACGCCAGCCCACAGGCCCACAGTCCTGGAGGAGCCAGTGAAAGTGGACCGGAAGACACCGGCCCTGCAGCGCACCTCCCCGCCCCCCAAAACCGcccagagccccaccagcagCAGGCCTGAGAACCGGAGACAGGGCTCCTGGGATGGGGCCGCTCCCCACTCTACCTCACCCCAGCTGCACGGGCCCAAGGTGGGCGCCGAGGGCCGGAACTCCCGCCTCTCCAGTCCCGAGCACTCAGCCGGCCGCGGCCCTCAGGGATCAGACTTGAGCCCCGGCTCCAGAGTGGACCCCAAGATCAGCAAGCCCAAGGGCCTGGGCAGTGCCACCGCACCTGAGCTCACCAGCCTTATGTCCCCGCCGCCCGCCAAGAGACTGGCCCTGTCGGCCAAGAAG GCCAGCACCCTGCGGAGGCCCATCGCCAATGACCTCCCGCCTCCCTCCGACCTCACCCCCAGGACGGCCTCGcgccccgccgccgcctccgccagGCCCGGCACTGCCTGCAG GGCCGTCGCAGAACCCCCCCGACCCTCCAGTCACCTGAAGCTCTCCTCGAACCCCAGCCCCCTCACCGCGTCGCTGCCCCTGGGGCTGGCAGCCCCCCCAAGCCACGCCTCTGCCTCCACCATCCCCCGGCCTCAGGTTAATGGGACCTCGTGGTCCCCTCCACACCAGCATCACCAGGGCCTCAGTAAGAAGAAGCGGAGGAAGGCACACACAAGGGAAAGCGGGGGGCCCTGTTCAGAAAAGCCAGTGGCTGTTGCACCCCCATccgggaagaagaggaagaggaagaggaggcgcCTGGAGGACGAGACTGCCTCTCACCTGCAGGACGAGCCCCGGCCCCCAGGGGAGCCCCCTGAGATTCGGGAAACCCCCCTGGAGGAGCAGGGCCCGCAGCAGCTCGTGAATGGCTGGTCGGGAGTTGGGCGGCAAGTGGGGGCTGCCCCGGACAGCTGCAGcagtaagaagaagaagaagaggaggaggagggagagtggGGGCTCGCTCCAGCTCAG CGTCCAGCTGGAAGCCACCGAGGGCTccccaagaaagaagaaaaggaagaggtcaGAGTCCGGACGGGAAGCTCAGCAGGTCCCAAGTCCTGATGGCAGACAGAGTCCCCAGCCCGAGCAGAGCCCGCCCTCAATGCCAGTCAACGGCCGCCTTGCGGGTTCCTATGCAG GATTCACACCAGATCCTCCCCCAGCCCGGCCCAGAACTCAGGGCTTGGACGTGGTCCAGGAGCTCCTTCGCTATGCTGCAGACACAGCCTACGGGAAGAAAG TTCTGACGTGGGACGGGGCGCTGTCGGCTGTGAGTCAGGACGCCGCCCGCGACCGCACACTGGCCTGCGCTGCGTCGGTCACGGACGACTGGGACACCGAGTTTGACCGCGGGAAG gaaaagaaaatgagaaaactcaagaaagaaaagaaaagaaacttcaaCGCCTTCCAGAAACTTCAGAGTAGACGGAACTTTTGGTCTGTGACGCATCCAGCCAAAGCCGCCAGCCTGAGCTTCCGTCGCTGA